The Methanoregula sp. UBA64 region CATCTCGGTTGCCCATAACGGGAACCTGGTCAACACCTGCGAGCTCCGGCGCGAGTACGAGCAGGCCGGCCAGATCTTCACGACCACGACCGACACGGAGATCATTGCAAAGATCTTAATGGAGGAGATCAGCGCCTCCAACTGCGTCGAGGACGCGGTCCACCTCTGCATGAAGCGGATGGCCGGCTCGTATTCGGTCGTGATCATGATCGACGGCGTGATCTACGCGTTCCGCGACCCGCTCGGCATCAAGCCGTTCTGCCTCGGGAAAATCGAGAACGGCTATATCGTTGCCTCCGAGAGCGTGGCAATCGATGCCCTGGGCGGGAAGTTCCTTCGCGACATAAAACCCGGCGAGCTGATCCGGATGGACGCGGAAGGGGTCCGGTGCACGCAGATAGCAACGGCCGGGCGTTGCGCCCACTGTATCTTCGAGTACATCTACTTTGCCCGGGCCGATGCGATTATCGACGGGGTGCTGGTGTACGATGTGCGCCGGGCAATCGGCCAGAAACTCCACGAGGAGGCACCGGTCAATGTCGATTCGGTCTGCCCGGTGCCGGACTCGGGAACGGCGTACGCTATCGGGTATGCGGAGCGCTCGAAGGTTCCCTTTGTGGAGAGCCTCATGAAGAACCGGTACATGGGGCGGACTTTTATCATGCCGGGCCAGAAGGAGCGCGAGCGTGCGGTCCGGATCAAGCTCAACCCGATCCCGGGGCACTTAAAGAACAAGTCGATTGTCCTTGTCGATGACAGCATCGTGCGGGGCACGACCTCGAAACGGATCATTGAGATGATGCGGGATGCGGGGGCAAAAGAGATCCATATGCGGATCGGTTCCCCGGCGATCAAGGCCCCGTGTTACCTTGGCGTCGATATGCCGACCCGAAAAGAGCTGATCGCAAGCGACAAGGAAGAGGAGGAGGTCCGGCGCTGCATCACGGCAAACTCGCTCCACCATATCTCGCTCGATGCGCTCGTAAAAGCCATAGGCTTTGACCGCGAGGACCTCTGCACGGGCTGCCTTACTGGCTGTTACCCGCTGCCCATCGAGGGCGAGACGGCAAACCCCCGCCAGGTAAACTTCGTGGACGGGACATTCCAGTCGCGGCTCGAATCGTTCGAGGCGGAGAGCAGCTAAGTTTTTCCTTTAAGCGAACTCCCTTTTTTATCGGGATCGTTTCTTGTCACATATAGTAGCCATAGCAGCAGGAGCGAAAGCCGACGAGGAGCTTTATTCTGCTACGGTAATGATTTCTTCAGAGGCAAATTTTGTATCTTTTCATAATCACCACCAGAATCCGAAGATACACGTTAAACGATGACTCGCCCCCCGACCCCCTCGCGCCCGGCGGGTGGCACTGCTACACCCGTCTCGCTAGGGGGAGTATCGGTCCACTCTTCCAAAACTCACCTTTTTCTCCCTGCATCGACAACCCGGAACCATACCGGAATATCCTTTTAGCCCACAGGAGACCTTGCATGGATCACATCAGGAAAGCCTTCGATGCAGTAGCGACAGAGTACGATGCGCAGCGGGAGTTCGTTATCCCGCAGATGCGGGAATATTACGGGGCTGCGGTCTGGGCTGCGGAAAGTCCGAACCCCTCCCCCCGGATCCTCGATGTCGGGGCGGGCACCGGCCTCTTATCCGCGCTGCTTTTGGAAAAATACCCGACTGCCACGCTCACCCTGCTCGATATCTCGGAGAAGATGCTTGCCGTAGCCCGGGAGCGGTTTAGGGGCCGCGACACTATCCGGTTCTGCACCGGCGATTACTCGCAGGCGGACCTGGGCGGGCCCTACGATCTTGTCTGCTCCGCGCTCTCGATCCACCACCTCGGACAGGACGAGAAGCGCCGGCTCTTTTGCCGGATCCACGATGTCCTGGTGCCCGGCGGGCTCTTTGTCAACGCCGACCAGGCCGAGGGCGAGACGCCGTACTTTTCCCGGAGGTATCTTGAATACTGGAATGCCTTCTTGGAAAACGGGCCGCTTTCACGTGAAGAGCACGAAGCGATCCTGAAACGCCGGGACACGCTCGACAAGAACGAGAAGCTCTCCGACCAGCTCGCGTGGCTCAGGGAAGCCGGGTTCTCCGATGTCGATGTGGTGTACCGGAACCGGACCTTTATCGTGACCGTGGCAGGAAAAAACTAAAAAAAACGCTGGCCCGGGGCCGCGCCTTACGAGGGCAGCTCTTTCGTAAGGAAATAGAACGAACAGAGCGCCGCGACAAGGCCGGCAGCCGTCAGGACAAGCGATGCCGCGGACGGCAGGCTCACGCCGTTATAGGTCAGCACCTCTTTTACTAAAAACAGCCCGAATCCGAGGGCAAGGGGCCAGCCCCAGCGCTTTTTCTCGGTCACGGCCACACGGACCGCGTAGATCACTACGAGCAGGTCGATCCCGATCAGGATCGGCGGCAGCCATCCAGGAACAATCATCCTGTACCCGTTGTCCTTCCTGTACAAAAAGGCGTTCGTCTCCCCCACCGGGATGCACAAAAACAAAAAAATAAAAAAACGCTTTACCAGGTCCGGACCCGGACCGACCGCCACGCCGCGGGAGGTACCTGGATCTCGAACCGGGCCCCGTTCCCCGGTTCCCCGGTCTCGGCAATGGTTATCCCGGTCATTAAAAGAATGTCCCGGGACAGGGAGAGCCCGATACCGGTATGGCTGCCGTACCCGAACTCGAAGATCCGGGATTTTTCCCCGGTCTTTATGCCTTTGCCATCGTCCTCAAAGACGATAACAAGGCTCCCGTCGGGCCCCGTTTTTGTGGAGACCTCGAACCGGGTGACATGGCCGCCGTGCCGGATCGCATTCTCAAACAGGTTGTACATCACCTTGAAGGCCAGCGGATCGGTATAAATCTCGACCGGGTCCACGTGTACCGTGAGCGCAATTCCTTCGTGAGGGAACGCCGCGATCCCCCGCTCGATCAGCGATTCGAGCGGCTGCCAGGCCGGCTCGTGGGACCCGATCTCCTGGTACTCCCGCGAGAACTGGAGGTGGCGGGAGATCTTCTCCATGACCCCGTCGGCCGATGCAAGGTAGGCGACGATCCCGGGATCGGTGTTCTTTTCCCGGACCAGGTCAAGATAACCGGAAAGCGCGGTGAGGAGGTTCCCGACGTCATGCCGGGTCATCTGGGAGAGGATGGAAATCTTCTCGTTGGCAAGCTTTAAGGAGACTTCCGCAGCCTTGCGGTCGGAGATGTCCCGGATGATGAGTACAAACCCGGCGATCCGGCCGTAGGGGTCCCGGACCTGGGTCCCGGCAATGCTCCCGAACGTACAGGACCGCCGGGCAAGCCCGACCTCCAGATCGGTGACCGATCCCTTCTCCAGAAGGGCCGATCGCAGGGTGGCACAGACCCCTGCGGGAAGAAACGATGCAATTGTCTGCCCGGGGAGATCCTCAGCGGGAACCCCGAGAATCTTTCCCGCCGCCAGGTTTGCGACAATAATCTTTCCGGCGGGATTTACCAGGATCACGCCCTCCGGGAGGGTGCGCAGGATCTCGGGGACTACCGTCTCGGGGCTCATGGAGAATAAGCCGTACTGCCGGATCGCAGATACGATCAGGATCGCAAAGATCATGCTGCCGACAAAGATCAGGTTCGGGAGATAGATCCCCATACGGGGGAAAAGCATCGCCGAAAGGGCACCGCAGACAATAAGGCAGACGAGCCCGACGCAAACGAGCCCGTTCTGCCGCCGGGTCATCTCCTGCTCGGCCCGCTGCCACGCGATCATGGTTGCACCGGTCGCCCAGAGCATGATGAGGATCATGTAGATCCCGCTTGCCAGGTACACGCTGCTCGACAGAATCGGCACGTAGACCCAGCCGGTCCCGGGAATGTACTCCACGGAGAAGAACGCGTCCGTTAATGCGCCGGCAAGGGAGAAGAAGACCGCCGGAAGAAAGAGCAGCGCCCGCAGGGCCCACGACAGGGCATGATCTTTTGGCCAGCGGCCGGTAAACGTGATGATGAAATAGACGCAGACCGCCGTAGCAAGCGGCCAGAACGCGCTTGCATGGAGCCATAAAGAGAGCCCGTCGGCATTCCCGGCAGACCAGAGATGGTACTCCCCGAGCGCCCAGTAGGTAGCACCGATCATCATGGCAAAAAAGAGACGGTTGAGCCGGGACTGGCTGTTCTTTGCCAGAACATACACGCCCAGCGCCAGGGAGACGAATGCGGAGAGCAGGCAGGTCAGGATCAGGAGATGAAGAAGGTTCGTTGGGGTTCACATCCGTTCTTTTACGGCAGGCACACTACTGCCGGTGCAGAACCAGGGGATTCAAAAAGCGCAAGGGAAAAAATCCCGGTGTTTCGATCCACACATATGCCGGTTCAGAGTTGTCTGATATTATTTGTGAAAACGTAAATTCCTTTGTTTTTATTCACGGAGAATATAGATCTCATTATATCACATGAGATACGTGACCTGCCTTCGGCAGGGGCTTACTTAAAAAAAAAGGAAACGCGGGATTATTTGACCACGAGCACCTTGCAGGGCGCGGAACGGATAACCTCTTCTGCCACGCTCCCGAGAAGCAGGCGCTCAAAGCCCTTTTTGCCCTGCGTGCCGATCACGATCAGATCGATCCTTTTTGCCGCGGCATACTTCACGATCTCTGCCGCGGGCCGGCCATCGAGGATCGATGTCGTTACCGGCATATCTCCGGCCAGCGTTTTTATCCGGTCGAATGCCTCGTCTGCCTCGGCCTTGATGATGCGGTAGGTATCGCCGATGGGCATATCCGCCGACATGGAAGAGAACGTTCCCATATCGATCACGTATACCGCATATACGGCAGCACCGAACGCACGGGCAATTTTTATGCCTTCTTCCAGGGCCGGCCGGTTCTTCACCGAACCGTCCGTTGCGATCAGGATCCTGTCAACCAGTCCGTTCGTCATCTCCGGTTACCTCCAGTGTTACCAGATATTCCTTACTTGCGGCTCCTATCAGATACCTCTTGCGGATCGCGGGCGGGGATGGTGCCCGGCGGCACTGCGCCATCGGTCTCCTCTACATAGCGTTCGCCCCGCATCGCACAGAGGAGCGCGGCAAAGAACGAGACGCCGGCGCCGATATAAAACGAGAGCGCAACGGACGGCATGAACGCCCCGGCAAGCATGGTCGGGAACCACGTGCTCCCGGTAAGGAGCGCGATCGTTGCCGGGGCTACGGTGGCGATGACGGCCGGGGAGAGGCCGGCAAGGATCGTCTGAACCGGGTTGTAGCCGAGGAACGCGGCAAAAAGCGCGCCGGTCGGCGGGATCGAACCGAGCGCCGGAGCGAGCTGGCTGGCGTTTGCCGCGGCAAGCGACGAGGTGAGTGTCAGGGGGAAGGCGTTTGTCAGCCCCACGACGATGATCGTAAAGAACATGCCCATCGAGAGGACAAAGCCCGAGTTCATCAGGGTCGACATCATGCCCGAGGAGACCCCGCGATCCCCGGGGGGGACCGAGTTCATGATCGCCGCGGCATTTGGCGAGGAGAACATGCCGTTGCCTATCCCCATGATCAGAAGCGCGATCGCGAACGGAAGGTAATCGAAGTTGTAGGGCAGCACGGCGAGGATCAAAAACGAGATCCCCACGAGGATCATGCCGAGCGTGCTGATCCAGCGGGCGCCATACTTGTCGGAGATAATGCCCGAGAGCGGGCCCATCACCACAAAGCCGATGGTGAGCGGCAGCATGTACACCCCGGCCCAGAACGGCGTGGACTCGAAGCTGTAGCCGTGCAGGGGGAGCCAGATGCCCTGGAGCAGGATGATGAGCACGATCATGACGCCGCCCCGGGCAAGGGCCGACATGAACCCGGCGGCGTTCCCGAACGCAAAGTTCCGGATCTTAAAGAGGTCCATCCTGAACATCGGGTCTTCCACCCGGGTCTCGATGACGGGGAACGCAACAAGGAGCGCGAGCCCGACAGCGAGCGCCGCGATAACGAACGGATCCCGCCATCCCATTGCATCGCTGCCATAGGGGAGCAGGGCATAGGTGATCCCGATCAAAAAGATGGTCAGCCCGCCGATGAACGATAAGTTGCCCCAGATATCGATCTTCTGGCTCCGTTTCTGGTAGGCCGGCTCTTTGAGTTTCATAAACGCCCAGATTGTCCCGATGATACCGAACGGCACGCTGATCAAAAAGACGTACCGCCAGTGGTAGACCGCGAGGATACCGCCGATTAAAAGGCCGATGAACTGGCCGGCAAGGGCTGCTACCATGTTGAGGCCGAGCGCTTTTCCCCGCTCGTCGGGCGGGAACGCATCGGTGAGGATCGCGGCGCTGTTCGAGAAGATGAACGCCGCCCCCACGGCCTGGATGAGCCGGAAGACGATGAGCTCGATGGCCCCGGCATCCCCGGTATCCGGTGTGAGGAAGAGGAGGATCGAGCCGGCGGTAAAGATCGCAAACCCGATGTTGTAGAGCCGGACCCGGCCGTACATGTCCGAGAGCCGCCCGAAGCTCAACAGCAGGGTGGCGGTCACGATCCCGTAGCCCATCAGGATCCAGAGCAGGTACTGGAAGGAGGTGAGCGGGTTGATGTTGATGCCGTTAAAGATCGCCGGCAGGGAGATGAGGAGGATGCTCCCGTTTACCGCGGCCATGAACATGGCAATGGTCGTATTCGAGAGCGCTATCCACTTGTAGTGGGGATCCCGCACGGAGGGATCCGGTACCGGCTGCCCGGACACTTCATTGGTATGCGGCTGTGCGTCCACGATAGTTACCGTCTCTTTGCAGTTCTTCCGGATCATGTCATCCGGTGCCCATTTATATGAAACACTAACCACGGGAGCATATAGTTTCATCGGGCATACTGTCCGCCCGGGGATCGTGAGGGGCACAAGCGCCCCGGGGTGGGGGGGTCACGCTAAAATTTGTGTGACCCCCCTCACGCTGTACCTGCATATCCGGTGCGGGATTGCCGACATTTTACGGCGGACAAATTCCGGGAGTACCGGGCATTTTGGATAAACTGGGGTGGGGGGTCACACCTTTTTTTAGCACGTGAGGAGTCGGGAAAATTTCCGGTGATAAAACAGGGTAAATACTCGCCCCGGGAGGACCGAAAAAACAGGGGGGGTCATGCCTTTTTTTGTGCGACCCCCCCCTTTTTGCGGCAGCTGCACCGGTCAGGCAGGATGCAGTAACCCGAGTGCTTCTTTTGCAGCATTCTGCCGGGCTTCTGCGGTACTTGACCCGGTCCCCGTGCCAAGGATGCGGCCCTTCTCATCGGAGACGCTGTACGTAAAGACCGGCTGGTGATCCGGGCCGGTCCGGGAGCGTTCCGCATAGACCGGGACCGGCCGGCCGGACTGCTGGAAGTGTTCCTGGAGCCGGCCGATATAATTGGCAGACGGGTCGTAGGCTTCGATCTCCCCGGCAAGGAAGTCGCGGGCAACAGATACGGCAGTAAAAAGGCCGGCACACGCGGAGATCGCACCGATGCACGCCTCGATCGCCCCGCCCCGGATCGCATCCCCGTATGCCTGCTGCTGCCCGATGGCTGCCGGGACCAGCAGGGAGGTATCCACGCCTTTGTGCCCGGCAATGGCCGCAAGGGACTCGTTTGCCACCACCCCCATCTTT contains the following coding sequences:
- the purF gene encoding amidophosphoribosyltransferase; this translates as MCGIVGIVDAGGVSIRLYYALYALQHRGQESAGISTYDGTSLCKFKGQGLVADVFSPSVLKDLKGTAGIGHVRYPTTGANLPENIQPLNFQFKDHSISVAHNGNLVNTCELRREYEQAGQIFTTTTDTEIIAKILMEEISASNCVEDAVHLCMKRMAGSYSVVIMIDGVIYAFRDPLGIKPFCLGKIENGYIVASESVAIDALGGKFLRDIKPGELIRMDAEGVRCTQIATAGRCAHCIFEYIYFARADAIIDGVLVYDVRRAIGQKLHEEAPVNVDSVCPVPDSGTAYAIGYAERSKVPFVESLMKNRYMGRTFIMPGQKERERAVRIKLNPIPGHLKNKSIVLVDDSIVRGTTSKRIIEMMRDAGAKEIHMRIGSPAIKAPCYLGVDMPTRKELIASDKEEEEVRRCITANSLHHISLDALVKAIGFDREDLCTGCLTGCYPLPIEGETANPRQVNFVDGTFQSRLESFEAESS
- a CDS encoding class I SAM-dependent methyltransferase, which produces MDHIRKAFDAVATEYDAQREFVIPQMREYYGAAVWAAESPNPSPRILDVGAGTGLLSALLLEKYPTATLTLLDISEKMLAVARERFRGRDTIRFCTGDYSQADLGGPYDLVCSALSIHHLGQDEKRRLFCRIHDVLVPGGLFVNADQAEGETPYFSRRYLEYWNAFLENGPLSREEHEAILKRRDTLDKNEKLSDQLAWLREAGFSDVDVVYRNRTFIVTVAGKN
- a CDS encoding ATP-binding protein, with amino-acid sequence MILTCLLSAFVSLALGVYVLAKNSQSRLNRLFFAMMIGATYWALGEYHLWSAGNADGLSLWLHASAFWPLATAVCVYFIITFTGRWPKDHALSWALRALLFLPAVFFSLAGALTDAFFSVEYIPGTGWVYVPILSSSVYLASGIYMILIMLWATGATMIAWQRAEQEMTRRQNGLVCVGLVCLIVCGALSAMLFPRMGIYLPNLIFVGSMIFAILIVSAIRQYGLFSMSPETVVPEILRTLPEGVILVNPAGKIIVANLAAGKILGVPAEDLPGQTIASFLPAGVCATLRSALLEKGSVTDLEVGLARRSCTFGSIAGTQVRDPYGRIAGFVLIIRDISDRKAAEVSLKLANEKISILSQMTRHDVGNLLTALSGYLDLVREKNTDPGIVAYLASADGVMEKISRHLQFSREYQEIGSHEPAWQPLESLIERGIAAFPHEGIALTVHVDPVEIYTDPLAFKVMYNLFENAIRHGGHVTRFEVSTKTGPDGSLVIVFEDDGKGIKTGEKSRIFEFGYGSHTGIGLSLSRDILLMTGITIAETGEPGNGARFEIQVPPAAWRSVRVRTW
- a CDS encoding universal stress protein — translated: MTNGLVDRILIATDGSVKNRPALEEGIKIARAFGAAVYAVYVIDMGTFSSMSADMPIGDTYRIIKAEADEAFDRIKTLAGDMPVTTSILDGRPAAEIVKYAAAKRIDLIVIGTQGKKGFERLLLGSVAEEVIRSAPCKVLVVK
- a CDS encoding MFS transporter, whose product is MIRKNCKETVTIVDAQPHTNEVSGQPVPDPSVRDPHYKWIALSNTTIAMFMAAVNGSILLISLPAIFNGININPLTSFQYLLWILMGYGIVTATLLLSFGRLSDMYGRVRLYNIGFAIFTAGSILLFLTPDTGDAGAIELIVFRLIQAVGAAFIFSNSAAILTDAFPPDERGKALGLNMVAALAGQFIGLLIGGILAVYHWRYVFLISVPFGIIGTIWAFMKLKEPAYQKRSQKIDIWGNLSFIGGLTIFLIGITYALLPYGSDAMGWRDPFVIAALAVGLALLVAFPVIETRVEDPMFRMDLFKIRNFAFGNAAGFMSALARGGVMIVLIILLQGIWLPLHGYSFESTPFWAGVYMLPLTIGFVVMGPLSGIISDKYGARWISTLGMILVGISFLILAVLPYNFDYLPFAIALLIMGIGNGMFSSPNAAAIMNSVPPGDRGVSSGMMSTLMNSGFVLSMGMFFTIIVVGLTNAFPLTLTSSLAAANASQLAPALGSIPPTGALFAAFLGYNPVQTILAGLSPAVIATVAPATIALLTGSTWFPTMLAGAFMPSVALSFYIGAGVSFFAALLCAMRGERYVEETDGAVPPGTIPARDPQEVSDRSRK
- a CDS encoding putative dsRNA-binding protein; the protein is MDNRSREELAAVLSGPGCTVAQKIAAFVRYYNEKAGSDDPAWQVSKEAWQRYEFLGDRILNLAAAGLLFSGNPACDEGTMTQKMGVVANESLAAIAGHKGVDTSLLVPAAIGQQQAYGDAIRGGAIEACIGAISACAGLFTAVSVARDFLAGEIEAYDPSANYIGRLQEHFQQSGRPVPVYAERSRTGPDHQPVFTYSVSDEKGRILGTGTGSSTAEARQNAAKEALGLLHPA